GATTATAGTCAAAATTAGCTACTTTGTCAATATAAAAGCAGGAATTTATTATAAAGTTTTAGTCTTTTACACTCAACTATGAATTTTTTACTATTTACTTAAGTTAGTTAGAATTTAGCCAAATTTAAAGGAGAAAATATGAAAAAATTTCTACTAGTTATGGGAATTCTTCTACTTATAATAGTAGTTGGAGTTTATACAGTTGCCTTTACTGGGTTTGGAAACAACCTTTTAAAGCCAACTATTGAAAAAATCGCTAGCCAAAAGTCTGGTCAAGATATCAAACTTAGCAAATTTGATCTAAATTTTGGTTCACTTGATGTTATTGCTGATGTTAACTCTGAAATAAAGGCTCATATTTCAGGTGATTACTCGCTGTTTGCTCAAAGCTTTGATCTTACATACAAGGTAGATATTACTGATTTAAAAAGCTTTAAAATAGACCTTGAAGAACCAATGGGACTTGCTGGTCAAATTCGTGGAAAAACAAAAGATTTTAGCGTAAATGGGGTAGGAAATATGCTTGATTCTAATGTTAGATTTTTAGCTGACATTAAGGATTTTAAGCCTTACAATGTAAACCTTGATGCCAAAGGACTAAACACTACAAAAGCCCTTGCTCTAGCAAAGCAAAGACCATATATAACTGGGGAGATAGATGCTTTGGCTAATATCAAAAACGGAGTTGGCGAAGCAAACATAACTTCATCAAATTTAGTAGTTAGTAAGGATGCAGCAAAGGACTTTAACATCACAATACCAAATGATATACCGCTAAAAGTAAAATCAGATATAACTTATCAAAACGACACAGTCAAGGCAACTTCAGCTATAAATTCAGATCTTTTAAATTTAAGTACAAAAGAGAGCATCTACAACCTAGAAAGCAAAACTTTAACTACTGATTTTAGCGTAAATATAGCTGATCTTGGCAAGCTTGAGCCATTTACAAAGCAAAAATTAAGTGGTTCTTTAGATGTAAATGGTGCTACAAAAGTAGTAGAAAATAAGCCCAAATTCTTAGACTTTACTCTAAGTGGACTTGGCGGAGAGATTATAGCTAGTCTTAAAGATAGTACTTTAAATGCTGATATAAAAGACATAAAGCTTGAAGGAATTTTAGGGCTTATAGGACAACCAAAAGCCCTAAATGGCGTGATAAATGGAACTGCTGTGGTTGAGAATTTAGACGATACTTCGGATATAAAAGGTGGTGCAAAACTGATAATAAGCGAAGGAAGCGTATCTCCTAAAGAGCTTAAAAAACTAGCAAATATAGACTTTCCAGCTGGAACAAAATTTAGTATCAACTCAGATACAAATATAGAAAATGGAGTGGTAAAAAGCCTGTCTAGCCTTAACTCAAATCTTTTAAATGTCCCAAATGTGGACGCAACTTATGACATAGCTGGCAAAAATTTAGATGCTAAATTTAGTGCTGTGATAATTGATTTAAGCAAACTAAAAGAATTTACAAAAAAGACCTTAAATGGAAATCTAAAAGCCAGTGGCGATGCTAAGATGAGTGCTGGAAAATTTAGCTCTTTAAATGTGAGTATAGATACACTTGGTGGAAATATCAAAGCTAGCTCAAATGGTTCAAATTTAGATGCTACTGTTTCAAGCCTTGATGTTGGTGATATGTTTGCTTTAATCGGGCAAGAAGCCTTAGCAAGCGGAAAAGCACAAGCTAAGATAAATTTAACCACCATAGATCCTAAAAACCTAAATGGAACCGTAGATCTATCTATAAATAGCGGAGTTTTTAACGATAAAGCACTAAGTAAAATGATAAAAAAAGATTTTCCAAAAGGCGTAAAATTTGATATGAGTGCAAATGCTAAAATTTCAAACTCAGTGGCAAATTTCAGCTCTTTAGTAAATACAGACTTAGCAAATATAAAGAAATTTGACGGATCATATAATATCAACAATGGTACTTTAAATGCTGATTATATCGCTGATATAGATAATCTTAGAAAATTTAAATTTATAGCTGGTAGAAATTTAAATGGGACTATGAGCCTAAATGGAAGCATCAAAAAAGACCCAGCAAATTTAGTAGCTACTGCAAATTCAGATCTTTTTAGCGGAAAATTAGCAGCAACTATAAATAACGAAAACGTAATTGCTACTTTTGATAAATTTCAAATATCAGAACTAACTTATATGCTTGATTATGGTAAATTTTACGAAGGCGTGGGCGATCTTAAATTTAACTACAACACGATAAAACAAGCAGGTGATTTCAATGTAGATATAAACCAAGGTCATCTTACAAGATCAAAGCTAACCGATGCTGTAAGCTTAGTAACACAGCGCGATATAACAAAGCAAATTTTTAATGACTCATATGTAAAAGGCGTGATAAATCAAGGAATTACGACATTTGATGCGATGATGAAAGCCCCAAAAATGGATCTAAATGTTAGTAACGGTACTGTAAATAGCAAAACTTCAGCTGTTGATATCTTAGTTAATATGAATGTAGAAAAAACAGATATCTCAGCTACTATTAAAGGCACTACAAAAGATCCAAAAGTTAATGTCTCTTCAAAGTACCTTGAACAAAAGCTTGATAAGGCTATAGGAAAAGGACTTGATAAGATTATGGGCGTTGAGGGTGGCTCAAATGAAAGTTCAAGCCAAAAGATTGATAAAGCTATAGATAAGGGGTTAAATAAACTTTTAGGCATTGAAGAAAAAGAACCTACCAAAGAAACTCCAGCTAGTGGTGAGAGTGCAGAAAATGATGCTTCATCAAACAACTCAAAAGAAGAGCCAAAAAGTGATAAAGATTTAATAAAAGATAGTGCTAAAGAGCTTTTAAAGGGATTGTTTTAGTTATTAAGAGTGCCACTTGGCACTCTTTTTATATGCTTAAATATCATCTTAATTAAAGCATAATTTCAAAGATAAAATGGATATTTATTAATTTTTTCATTCAAAAGTTAAATTTAATGGTAAGTTAGAAGCAGATAAAAGCTACTTTTGCTTCACCAAAGCTCATAAGTGTGAACTTATTAGAACTACAAACTATACTAAGCAAATTTTAAATTTAAAATAGATATAAAGTTTCATAAAGCTATTAAGAGAAATCTACTTAAGTTATTTTTAATTTAGTATTATTAAATTGCTTAAATCCCTTGTAAAAGTGTTATTTTTATAAGTTATAATGAGTAAAAATCTAGGAATTTGACCTATTTTGTCCTTGTGGTTAAATTTTTTGTTCCATTCCAAAGTGCTTTTATGATTTTTTTCGCATCATTTTCACTAAATTTAGTAATTTTTGCGTTATTATTATCAAAAATTCCATAAGTTGCAAAAAATGCGTAATCCAAAAACGCTTCTTCTCTTAAAGTTTTAGCACTTTTATCTTTATCGCTTGCAAAAGCTCCACTTCCTTTTATCTGCTTTTTTGAAACTTTATGAAGTGTTTTTGATATCCTAAACTGCACAGGTCCTGTGAAATTTACACTTTTTACTTTAATTACTTTTTCCTCTTTATCAGAAATTGGCAAAACACCACCAAAAGCACGAATATCAATAAATTTACCTAAAATTTCATTCACTATTTCGCTTTTTGTAGCTTTTATATTGATTTGATTTCTAATTGCTGTTTTACCATCTAAGATATTTCCGTCGTTTTCATATGTTTTTATGAAAATTTCATCTGGATTTTCTTTTATAATCTCATCTCTTATGGTTCGTTTTATTCTCACATCGGTTGCTTCCCCAAAGCCTGTTTTTTCATCGATTCTAGGGGCATTATCGCTTAGCATATCGCCGTTTGGATTAAAATTTTCACCATCCCACAAAAACAAAATTTCTTTTTTAAGCATCTTTTTCTCCTTGATTTTTCTCAACTTTTACATCTTTTATATGTTTGTTAAAATCACTCCCACCCATCGCAAAAGCCACTGTTACATAAGAAGCTTTAACAATCTCAGTATTTACCAATGTCTTTGATAAACTTTTAAGCAATATTTCTCTTATAGTATTTATTTTAGAATTTGTAAAATTTGAAGTAGCGGTTACTTTTCGTATAGTTTCGTCGCATTTTTTATAAATTTTATCAAGTTTTGATTTGTCTATAACTCCAAAATTATTTAACCAGTTTGCAAAAGAGCTTTTTTCACTTACACCAAATTGCCAATTAATAGCAGCACAAAGCATTCCAAGCAAATAAGCACTTTTTAAATTTTCATTTTGTAAAAAATCTGAGTTTTGTATTAAAGAATTTATCTTATCTTTCACTTCCAAGCTATTTAAATTTTCCAAATTTTCCTCCTTTTTTAAGGTAAATTTATTTTATTTATTTCATTGAAAAAAATGATATAAATATTTATCGCATATATGCTTCTACTATAATAATAACCTCTAAAAATATTTTCCCACGAAACAGGTTTTTTATTTTTTAAGTCATTTGTGCCAAAGTTGATTAAATTTGCACATTTATCAAGCAAAATATCTAAATTTAGCTTTTTATCAGTTAGTAAGATTTGCATAATTTCAAGCCTGTCGTTAAATAAATTTTGCAAAAAAATAGTGTTTTTTGCACCTTTGCTAAAAAACGCTTTTATGTTGTATTTTGCTAGAGTTTTAGCCACATAAGAAATATATGACGGTAAAACATCGTCTATGGTTAAAAATAAATTTACAGCTGCGTTTCTTTTTTCATAAAATAAAATCGTAGCTAAAACAGGGTAATTTTGCAAAGAAATACTGCTATTTTCAAGCACCAAATCAATTACTTCTTCGCTATTTTTTATTTTATCCATATCACCCTTATGCGTTTTTTGTAAAATATCTAAGATATCTTTAATAATACTTTCATCATCTGTTAAAAATGTCGTCAAAATCGCCATTTTTATTCCATAAAATTATGTGATAAATTTCTATCCACCACATCATAACCCATTTTTACAAGCTTTGCATTTTGAGAATTTAATGGTAAAAGTCTTGATTTTATGTATTGCATATTTTTTGGCAATTCATTTACCGAACAAAACGCTAAATTTACATCTCCACCGATACCTTTTTGATTTGTAAAAATGTCATATCCATAAATTTTTGATGGAGTGTTTTGAGAAATATGATTTTTATATATTTCTTTAAAATATGAAGATAAGGGCTTTTCATTATATGACAAAGAAAAAAATGTAGCCTTTTTTTGACCTTTTATTTTATACTATTCAAGTGCAAAAATTTCATCCATTTCTTCTTTAAAAAAATTCTCATCTATATTTTGTATAATTTGTAAAATTTCATCTTTTTTTATTTCATCATCGTTAAATTTTGATAATAAATTCTTACAAGCTCTTAGAATTCCATTTATAAATTTAGTTGGATCTGATTTTACTGATTTTGACTTAAAAAATTGATTTGGAAAGAGATTGCCAGAATTTGAACCTATGCTAAATCTAGTAATAATTAAATCATCTTTTGAAATATTTAAATTTGGGATTATGTTTTTAGTTTTGATATCAAACAAATACACCTTAATAGTCTCATATTTATATGCATCATTTTATATTTTAAGCTCTTCATTTTTGTGGATATTTCTGATTCTGTGAAATATTTTTAAAATATCACTCACTTAAAAGCCTTTTTAGATTTTCTTTGAATTGTATCTCAAAAAAATCTTTTTTAAATATAATCATCCTTTAGCAAGGAATCTTATAGATTTTGAAATTTATAATGTATCATTAACCTTGCTAAATTTCTTCCACAAATCCACATCCATATCTCATAACTCCCACTCCAAGCCCAGTTGAGAGTGCTAAATCTATTATGTCGCTATTTGCTTTTATATTCCAAGTTGCAAGGTGAGTTTTCATATAGTTTTGATTATTTCCATAGTAAAATTTCTTAAAATTTTCAAAGTCTTGTGATATAAGTGTGATTTCTACCTCACTTTCGTAGCATTTATTATAAAAATTTCATATTTTTGAAGCAGATTATTTCTCATTATTTCAAGATGTCTAGAATCTTGTGGTTCAAGATAAACATTTCTATTTAAAAGGCTTTTTATCTTGCAAACCACGTATCCTTTAAAATTTATATCAGTTTTATCAGTACGAGTATCACTTAAATTTATAGCAGTATCTAAAAGAGTAATTTCTCCGAGTTTTAAGCCATTTTTTAGGATATGTAAAGCTATTATCTCCTCAAATTCTTTTCTAAAGAACTAAATTTCATAGTTAAAAGTTCGTCATTTAAGCTAAAACAAAAATTTGTTTTTTAAATATTTTACCACTACTATGCTTATAACCAGAATGCTCTTTTTTAGGCAAAATGGAATAGAAAGCCTTGAATAAGCTTTGATAAAGCTTTATAAATTTGAAGATTTTGTGATGGAATTTTGCTTTGTATTATTAGCACTAACACTTCCCTTGCAAAATTTAGGTTAATTGAAGTTAGCTTAAGATATAGTTAAATTAATTTCGAACTATTATTATATTTTAAATCTTAACATAAAATGAATTTTTATTTTAAATTAAAAAATAAAATCTAAACATAAGGTATAAAATAAAAATAACTCTATAAATTTAATAATTTTTATAAGTAAATACTATAAAAATTAAGTCATTATATTATTTGTTAAATTTTATATACCCAAAAAGAGCCCCCACTATTTTAGTAAAAAGCTCTTCTATTTGCATATCTCACTACTTACTTTTTATCTCTGTATTTCCACTTGTTTTAATATCATCCTTTATGCCTTCATAAACCTTATCGCCTATTCCTTTTACATTTTTAATGTCTTCAGGCTTATCAAATTTATTTTTCTCTCTATATTCAATTATAGCCTTAGCTTTACCCTCACCTATACCTTTTAAAGTCATAAGCTCCTCTTTTGATGCTGTATTTATATTAACAGCTCCAAATAACATTGAAAAACTAAATACTAAAAATAGTAGTAACTTTTTCATAAATTCTCCTTAAAATTAAATAAATTTTATTCTATTAAAGGATACTTAATATATTGTAAATTAGTTTAATTTAATTGTTAAATTATTTTTATAGAAATTCTTAATTTATTAAAAGATGAATTTAGAGAGCTTAAAAATGATAAATTTTACAATGCTATAAAAGGGGGTTTCAAAAATCTAAAAAATAGATGAAAGTAAATTAATGAAATTTTAGATTTTTAGTATTGACAGCTAACTTGTACTATTTATAGTATTTTTTATATATTAGATTCTATGATGTATGCCAATAAAAATAAGAGTCTATACTAACAATCCTTTCTTTTTGAATAAATTTATAAATATATTATGCCAATAATCCTTTTTCTATTTAAATTCAGACTCTTTTTTAATTTTTACTATGCTACTAGTAAACGTAATTCAAAATTTACTTATACACCATTAAATTTAGTAAGTCTTTTTTGTAAAACTCCAAAAACTAAGGGCACTATTTATATATCTCATGTAAATTTATTTTTACCGTGATTAACTCTAAAATGTTTATCATATACTATATCTACTAGTCCATCATAACCACTCCAACCATCAAGTATAAATAATACTTTTAGAATCATTTTGCGTCTTATAATACCTTTTAACGTGGAATGATACTATTTAAGTATTTACTTTACTATCTTAAAAATACTTTTCCTTCTGCTTGAAGTTATGAGTTTTAGAGAGGTAAAAAGTAGCTTTTATCTAGCTATATATATTTGTTTCATAAGTATTATAATGCCAGTTTAGAGCCACAAATAATATCCCTCAAAGATACATAATGGCATTTACCACATTCCCCTTATCAGGAAAATTCCTAAAAGAGCTTGATGATATAGC
The sequence above is a segment of the Campylobacter corcagiensis genome. Coding sequences within it:
- the cas7b gene encoding type I-B CRISPR-associated protein Cas7/Csh2, translated to MLKKEILFLWDGENFNPNGDMLSDNAPRIDEKTGFGEATDVRIKRTIRDEIIKENPDEIFIKTYENDGNILDGKTAIRNQINIKATKSEIVNEILGKFIDIRAFGGVLPISDKEEKVIKVKSVNFTGPVQFRISKTLHKVSKKQIKGSGAFASDKDKSAKTLREEAFLDYAFFATYGIFDNNNAKITKFSENDAKKIIKALWNGTKNLTTRTK
- a CDS encoding ComEA family DNA-binding protein, with amino-acid sequence MKKLLLFLVFSFSMLFGAVNINTASKEELMTLKGIGEGKAKAIIEYREKNKFDKPEDIKNVKGIGDKVYEGIKDDIKTSGNTEIKSK
- a CDS encoding TM1802 family CRISPR-associated protein encodes the protein MAILTTFLTDDESIIKDILDILQKTHKGDMDKIKNSEEVIDLVLENSSISLQNYPVLATILFYEKRNAAVNLFLTIDDVLPSYISYVAKTLAKYNIKAFFSKGAKNTIFLQNLFNDRLEIMQILLTDKKLNLDILLDKCANLINFGTNDLKNKKPVSWENIFRGYYYSRSIYAINIYIIFFNEINKINLP